One genomic segment of Polynucleobacter sp. MWH-UH2A includes these proteins:
- the soxX gene encoding sulfur oxidation c-type cytochrome SoxX, producing MSKRGVLAILLLGALSFSGVFAQEIVAGQIEKPLTTTPGDALHGRAIVLSRQTGLCILCHSGPFPEERFQGNLAPDLASSVASLTAPQLRARIVNASYFNPNTIMPSYYRTDHLNRVANKFADQTILNAQEIEDVVAFLLALQQAKQ from the coding sequence ATGAGTAAGAGGGGCGTTCTAGCGATCTTATTGCTAGGCGCCCTTAGTTTTTCTGGAGTATTTGCGCAAGAGATCGTTGCGGGTCAGATTGAAAAGCCTCTGACTACTACGCCTGGTGATGCGCTACATGGTCGCGCGATTGTTTTAAGTCGTCAAACGGGGCTATGTATTCTTTGTCATAGTGGGCCATTCCCGGAAGAGCGTTTTCAGGGCAATTTAGCTCCTGATCTAGCAAGTAGCGTTGCTTCTTTGACGGCTCCTCAGCTGCGTGCCAGAATTGTTAACGCTAGTTATTTCAATCCTAATACCATCATGCCTTCGTATTACCGTACAGATCATTTAAATCGCGTGGCAAATAAGTTTGCAGATCAAACCATTTTGAATGCACAAGAGATTGAGGATGTGGTCGCATTTTTATTAGCTTTGCAACAAGCCAAGCAATAA
- a CDS encoding SoxY-related AACIE arm protein has product MQLSRRQWLKKIQSIGILALGAWFSPLTVLAKKEDASKVIQEITGGKPIIDGKVKLVIPPLVENGNLVVLKVSVDSPMTANNYVKSIHVIAEGNPLPNIFTVYLTPRSGTANITTRVRLADSQTVWAIAQMSDGNFYQGSAETLVTLSACTELV; this is encoded by the coding sequence ATGCAATTAAGTCGTCGACAGTGGTTAAAGAAAATTCAAAGTATTGGCATTTTGGCTTTGGGAGCTTGGTTTAGTCCTTTAACGGTGTTAGCTAAAAAAGAGGATGCAAGTAAAGTCATTCAAGAAATTACTGGCGGTAAACCCATCATCGATGGCAAAGTGAAGTTGGTAATTCCGCCGCTTGTGGAAAATGGAAATCTGGTTGTTCTTAAGGTCAGTGTCGACAGCCCTATGACTGCCAATAACTACGTTAAATCCATCCATGTCATAGCAGAAGGTAATCCCTTGCCCAATATTTTCACGGTGTATTTAACGCCGCGTTCAGGGACCGCCAATATCACCACGCGTGTGCGTTTGGCAGACAGTCAAACGGTATGGGCAATTGCTCAAATGAGCGATGGTAATTTTTATCAAGGCAGTGCCGAGACTTTGGTGACGCTTTCTGCCTGTACAGAGCTGGTCTAG
- a CDS encoding thiosulfate oxidation carrier complex protein SoxZ has protein sequence MSKTSRTSITMPATAKQGSIVEIRAIAQHDMESGFRYTEGGKLIPRDIIREFTCTYNNVEVFRADFYPGTGANPLIIFTTIATENGNLEFRWVGDDGYEAINHAHITVT, from the coding sequence ATGAGCAAAACATCACGCACTTCTATTACGATGCCGGCAACTGCAAAGCAGGGTTCGATTGTGGAGATACGGGCCATTGCACAGCACGATATGGAGTCGGGGTTTCGTTACACCGAAGGCGGAAAATTAATTCCTCGCGACATTATTCGTGAATTTACATGCACCTACAACAATGTAGAAGTTTTTAGAGCGGATTTTTATCCTGGTACGGGAGCTAATCCCTTGATCATCTTCACCACCATTGCTACTGAAAACGGTAATTTGGAATTTAGATGGGTGGGTGATGATGGTTATGAAGCTATCAATCATGCTCATATAACAGTTACATGA
- the soxA gene encoding sulfur oxidation c-type cytochrome SoxA has product MIASKGWVCYIRLIASGLLCLSITSVYGAPENSKPKPQSSYELMSAENKAMQDDPSLNPAMFWVGDGEALWNKPSESNGKACTSCHGDAKKSMRGVATVFPKMMKGKLQTLEGQINQCRSQAQALPPLAYESKDLLALTAYVAYQSKGLPIAVRETVENKMAMQQGRKSFYERMGQLNLSCAQCHEERAGLKLGGAVIPQGHPNAYPIYRLEWQTLGSLQRRLRNCMSGVRAQQYEYGSPEMAQLELFLAWRARGLPLESPGVRP; this is encoded by the coding sequence ATGATTGCCTCTAAGGGTTGGGTCTGCTACATCAGACTGATTGCATCAGGCTTACTGTGTTTGAGTATCACTTCAGTCTATGGTGCACCGGAAAATAGCAAGCCAAAGCCGCAGTCGAGTTACGAGCTCATGTCGGCTGAGAATAAGGCAATGCAAGATGATCCAAGCTTAAACCCAGCGATGTTTTGGGTAGGCGATGGCGAGGCGTTATGGAACAAGCCTTCGGAGAGCAATGGAAAAGCCTGCACGAGTTGTCATGGCGATGCGAAAAAGTCGATGCGAGGTGTTGCCACTGTGTTTCCCAAAATGATGAAGGGTAAGTTGCAAACGCTAGAAGGTCAAATTAACCAATGCAGATCTCAAGCACAGGCATTGCCCCCTCTGGCATATGAGAGTAAAGACCTCCTTGCCTTGACTGCCTATGTGGCTTACCAATCAAAGGGTTTGCCTATTGCTGTGCGTGAAACTGTCGAGAACAAAATGGCAATGCAACAAGGTCGCAAATCTTTTTACGAAAGAATGGGGCAGCTCAATCTATCTTGTGCTCAGTGTCATGAAGAGCGTGCTGGATTGAAATTGGGAGGCGCAGTGATTCCACAAGGCCATCCGAATGCTTATCCAATCTATCGTCTAGAGTGGCAAACCTTGGGTTCTTTACAGCGCCGTTTGCGCAACTGTATGAGTGGTGTCAGGGCCCAGCAGTATGAATATGGTTCGCCTGAAATGGCGCAGTTAGAACTATTTCTTGCGTGGCGTGCACGCGGGCTACCCCTAGAGTCTCCAGGGGTGAGACCCTAA
- the purU gene encoding formyltetrahydrofolate deformylase, producing the protein MTTENYYLTLTCPNKPGIVAAVSTYIFQAGGDIEEAQQFDDKASKRFFMRVSFSCPTDGNTLRSGFTEIAKRFELTWNLRAVKDLKRVLIMASKLDHCLVDLLYRWRIGELPMIVCGIVSNHPRDVYASIDFADIPFYHLPVTPDTKPAQEAKLLDIIADSKVDMVILARYMQILSDDLSTKLSGRCINVHHSFLPSFKGAKPYHQAHARGIKLIGATAHFVTSDLDEGPIIEQDVTRVTHGDTPEDLVRKGRDLERTVLSRALRYYLHDRVLINGATSVVFSD; encoded by the coding sequence ATGACTACTGAAAACTATTACCTCACCCTAACTTGCCCGAATAAGCCTGGAATTGTGGCCGCTGTTTCCACTTATATCTTCCAAGCAGGTGGCGATATTGAGGAAGCACAACAGTTTGATGACAAAGCGTCAAAACGTTTTTTCATGCGCGTTAGCTTTAGCTGCCCAACTGATGGCAATACTCTACGATCTGGTTTCACAGAAATTGCTAAACGTTTTGAACTGACCTGGAATTTACGCGCAGTCAAAGACCTCAAGCGCGTACTCATCATGGCTTCAAAATTAGATCATTGCTTGGTGGATCTCCTCTATCGCTGGCGCATCGGTGAATTACCGATGATTGTCTGCGGCATCGTTTCCAATCACCCGCGTGATGTTTATGCCAGCATCGACTTTGCCGATATTCCCTTCTACCACTTACCTGTGACGCCTGATACCAAGCCGGCACAAGAAGCAAAGTTATTGGACATCATTGCCGACTCCAAGGTGGATATGGTGATCTTGGCACGCTATATGCAAATTCTGTCTGATGATTTATCTACCAAGCTATCGGGACGTTGCATCAACGTGCACCACTCTTTCTTGCCTAGCTTTAAAGGTGCAAAGCCCTATCATCAGGCGCATGCGCGTGGCATTAAGCTCATTGGCGCTACCGCACACTTTGTTACGAGTGATTTAGATGAAGGCCCTATCATTGAGCAGGACGTTACACGAGTCACCCATGGCGATACACCAGAAGACCTCGTGCGTAAGGGTCGAGATCTAGAACGTACAGTGCTTTCACGCGCTCTACGTTATTACCTGCATGATCGCGTCTTAATTAACGGCGCAACCTCAGTCGTTTTCTCAGACTAA
- a CDS encoding surface-adhesin E family protein produces MKKILLGTLTASALFVATHGTANAAWKELGSNAVMTVYVDLDTVQTQGEKTQIVSMLDFKKPGTNPTNKEPVNSIIGLNEYDCPSVSYRPIAYKEFSENKGAGKVVSESNTPDSKYEPVVSESWTAGVFNSVCKVAK; encoded by the coding sequence ATGAAAAAGATTCTTCTTGGCACACTTACTGCATCAGCACTTTTTGTTGCTACCCATGGCACTGCTAATGCCGCTTGGAAAGAACTGGGCTCCAATGCCGTGATGACAGTGTATGTCGATCTAGATACCGTTCAAACACAGGGTGAGAAAACCCAAATCGTTTCGATGCTCGATTTTAAGAAACCAGGAACTAATCCAACCAATAAAGAGCCTGTTAACTCCATTATTGGCTTAAATGAATACGACTGCCCATCAGTAAGCTACCGCCCAATTGCTTATAAAGAATTTTCAGAAAACAAAGGGGCTGGTAAGGTTGTTTCAGAAAGCAATACCCCAGACAGCAAGTATGAGCCTGTAGTGAGCGAAAGTTGGACGGCTGGCGTATTTAATTCTGTCTGCAAAGTAGCGAAGTAA
- a CDS encoding penicillin acylase family protein — MKSQGKIASFYKLLRPLRLVAGVLALAILAIVLFYLYSAQSSPSGKRTIKGLGDSVVISFDEVGIPHIKANSQTDALFALGYIHATERSWQLEMNRRIASGRLSEILGQDTVSIDRFIRTLGVKRAAEKQFDKYPIATKRLLQAYADGVNTGNASLGWALPVEYFLTGSKPGHWSPTDSVAWMLMMAYDLGGNWQKELQRLELSQYLSTKQVWEVIQPYSQGELVSNMDFAKMYHDLNVFNTNPKGENPKSKKLPSTELSVNDLPGGKDGIGSNNWVFSGKLTDTGKPLLANDPHLGLSAPAIWYFAHLDAPGLNVIGGTLPGIPAVVLGRTEKFAWSFTNTNPDVQDTYLEQLDPNNPSMYRGPNGMLPFTVRQEIIDIKGAAPLTFIVKETRHGPVISDSYARVQRVIDTDRYALALRWTALDHENQSVAGLLEMNRAKDLDSFKAALHKNYAPMQNVVMADTEGNISYQAAGVAPKRTLHQGLYGIAPAPGWDKQYDWAGYLPFDQLPVSNNPEQGWIATANQQIIAANNPNPLTADWDVPTRYDRIVQLIKARNAFDTQYVKTMQSDTLSLGATPLLELFKSSQPKHPLGTKVLELIQNFDGNMSADSPSALIFNAWADQLTRNVYSRLSYLFFDNYGARNFRYPLISVLQNPNSPWCDIPKTPTVETCAESSNIAFDRALEYLSDQYGNDPKSWSWGKAHTAISEHRPLSKIPVLGKLFNITTPFPGDSFSINVGRLELNNSSNPYETLQAPSLRTIYDLSDLEKSLFIYQAGQSGWVQSPWYRNMSSLWAKNEYLPLQMKPEKTARTLELSNK, encoded by the coding sequence ATGAAATCTCAGGGCAAGATAGCCAGCTTTTACAAACTCTTGCGACCGCTTCGCTTGGTTGCTGGGGTTCTTGCATTAGCAATTTTGGCCATTGTGCTCTTCTACCTCTACTCGGCACAATCCAGCCCATCAGGCAAAAGAACCATTAAAGGCCTGGGAGATAGCGTTGTCATTTCTTTTGATGAAGTCGGCATTCCCCATATCAAAGCCAATAGCCAAACTGATGCGCTATTTGCATTAGGCTACATTCATGCGACTGAACGCTCTTGGCAATTAGAAATGAATCGCCGCATCGCTAGCGGACGACTATCTGAAATCCTCGGCCAAGACACGGTCAGTATTGATCGCTTCATCAGAACTCTAGGTGTAAAACGGGCAGCAGAAAAGCAATTCGATAAATATCCAATTGCCACAAAGAGATTGCTCCAAGCATATGCTGATGGCGTCAATACTGGTAATGCCAGCTTAGGATGGGCGCTGCCAGTAGAGTATTTTTTAACTGGCTCTAAACCAGGTCACTGGTCACCTACCGATAGCGTTGCTTGGATGTTGATGATGGCCTATGACCTCGGTGGTAACTGGCAAAAAGAATTGCAGCGCCTTGAGCTATCACAATACCTGAGTACTAAACAAGTGTGGGAAGTAATTCAGCCCTATAGTCAAGGCGAGCTCGTAAGTAATATGGATTTCGCCAAGATGTACCACGATCTCAACGTATTTAATACAAACCCCAAAGGCGAGAACCCTAAATCCAAAAAATTACCCTCTACCGAACTGAGCGTCAATGATCTTCCCGGGGGCAAGGATGGCATTGGCTCTAACAACTGGGTTTTCAGTGGCAAGCTTACCGATACTGGTAAGCCTTTATTGGCAAATGATCCACACCTTGGATTGTCAGCGCCAGCCATTTGGTATTTTGCGCATCTTGATGCCCCAGGACTCAATGTGATTGGCGGAACATTGCCTGGCATTCCGGCGGTTGTGTTGGGCAGAACAGAAAAATTTGCATGGAGTTTTACCAACACCAATCCAGATGTTCAGGATACCTACTTAGAACAGTTGGATCCCAATAACCCAAGCATGTACCGTGGCCCAAATGGCATGCTGCCATTTACCGTCCGTCAAGAAATCATCGATATCAAAGGTGCGGCACCCTTAACATTTATTGTGAAAGAAACACGGCACGGTCCTGTGATTTCTGATTCGTATGCACGTGTGCAGCGTGTGATTGATACTGATCGATACGCACTTGCCCTTCGATGGACTGCACTGGATCACGAAAATCAATCCGTAGCCGGCTTGCTTGAAATGAATCGCGCAAAAGACCTAGATTCATTTAAAGCAGCCTTGCATAAAAATTATGCGCCAATGCAAAACGTGGTCATGGCTGATACCGAAGGAAACATCTCCTACCAAGCTGCAGGAGTAGCCCCTAAAAGAACTCTTCATCAAGGGCTGTATGGCATCGCTCCTGCGCCAGGGTGGGACAAGCAGTACGACTGGGCTGGCTACCTACCATTTGATCAATTGCCAGTAAGCAATAATCCTGAGCAGGGTTGGATCGCCACCGCAAACCAGCAAATCATCGCTGCCAATAATCCCAATCCCCTAACTGCCGACTGGGATGTGCCCACTCGTTATGACCGCATCGTGCAGCTAATCAAGGCAAGAAATGCTTTCGATACGCAGTATGTCAAAACCATGCAGAGCGATACACTTTCCCTCGGCGCCACCCCACTTTTGGAATTATTCAAATCCTCCCAACCCAAACACCCCTTGGGAACAAAAGTACTTGAGCTGATACAGAATTTTGATGGCAATATGAGCGCTGATAGTCCTAGCGCTCTGATTTTTAATGCTTGGGCCGATCAACTTACTCGTAATGTTTACTCTAGATTAAGTTACCTGTTTTTTGATAACTATGGTGCGCGCAACTTTCGCTATCCTTTAATTTCAGTTTTACAAAACCCCAATAGCCCTTGGTGCGATATTCCCAAAACACCTACCGTTGAAACATGTGCCGAATCTTCTAATATTGCTTTTGATCGTGCGTTGGAATATTTAAGCGATCAATATGGCAACGATCCAAAGTCGTGGTCATGGGGTAAAGCGCATACTGCTATTTCAGAACATCGCCCGCTAAGCAAAATACCTGTCTTAGGAAAACTCTTTAATATCACCACCCCATTTCCGGGCGATAGTTTCTCTATCAACGTAGGTCGACTTGAGCTTAATAACTCCAGCAATCCTTATGAAACCTTACAAGCCCCAAGTCTGCGCACTATTTATGACTTATCAGACCTTGAAAAATCCCTCTTTATTTATCAAGCTGGGCAATCGGGTTGGGTTCAAAGTCCTTGGTACCGCAATATGAGTTCACTATGGGCAAAAAATGAGTACCTCCCCTTACAAATGAAGCCTGAAAAGACTGCCCGCACTCTGGAGTTAAGTAATAAATAA
- a CDS encoding biopolymer transporter ExbD: protein MSFHLQDDQNEDAIMAEINMTPMVDVMLVLLIIFIITLPVIQQAVKVELPKANSVRNEVKPESVQLTIDAKGQIFWNSTQIDLKTFDGYAEKAAQKDPQPEINLRADKAVKYEYVAQVLAASRRAGLTKLGFVTEPN from the coding sequence ATGTCGTTTCATCTGCAAGACGATCAAAACGAAGACGCCATCATGGCGGAAATCAACATGACACCGATGGTGGACGTCATGCTGGTATTGCTCATCATCTTCATCATCACCCTCCCCGTTATTCAACAAGCGGTTAAGGTTGAGTTACCCAAAGCCAATAGCGTACGCAATGAAGTGAAGCCCGAGTCAGTGCAATTGACCATTGACGCCAAAGGTCAAATTTTTTGGAATAGCACTCAAATCGACCTCAAGACCTTTGATGGCTATGCAGAGAAAGCCGCCCAAAAAGACCCGCAACCAGAGATTAATTTACGTGCCGACAAAGCCGTAAAGTATGAATATGTAGCCCAAGTGCTGGCTGCATCGCGTCGCGCAGGCTTGACCAAACTAGGATTTGTTACAGAACCTAACTAG
- a CDS encoding MotA/TolQ/ExbB proton channel family protein, with the protein MNTPFGIANLWLEGDGITRFVAIALLACSIITWVILLTRLWELRNLRKLKPEVDQFWHANSFEQGLQSFSSPAANPYYQIAKSASGASVHHQGQSSNHRELLQTLNYSEWMARSVKNSIDGVAASLQKGLTFLGSTGATAPFIGLFGTVWGIYHALISISSSGSAQIDQVAGPIGEALIMTALGLAVAIPAVLGFNAINRANKLFVAELNRFGNDLLAYFVTGARVNSGE; encoded by the coding sequence ATGAATACACCATTTGGAATTGCAAATCTTTGGCTTGAAGGCGACGGCATTACCCGCTTTGTGGCGATTGCTCTGTTGGCATGCTCAATCATCACCTGGGTTATTTTGCTTACTCGCCTTTGGGAACTGCGCAACCTTCGCAAACTCAAACCAGAAGTGGATCAATTTTGGCATGCGAACTCATTTGAGCAAGGCTTACAGTCCTTTAGCAGTCCTGCTGCCAACCCCTACTATCAAATTGCCAAATCAGCGAGTGGCGCCTCTGTTCACCATCAAGGTCAATCAAGCAACCATCGTGAATTACTACAAACCTTGAACTATTCCGAGTGGATGGCAAGAAGCGTTAAAAACAGTATTGATGGCGTCGCTGCCAGCCTGCAAAAAGGACTCACCTTTCTGGGCTCTACGGGTGCAACCGCTCCGTTTATTGGCCTTTTTGGCACCGTATGGGGCATCTATCACGCTCTAATCTCTATCAGCAGCTCAGGAAGCGCCCAGATTGATCAAGTAGCAGGTCCGATTGGTGAGGCTTTGATCATGACTGCATTAGGTCTTGCTGTGGCGATTCCAGCGGTATTGGGATTTAATGCCATCAACCGCGCAAATAAATTGTTTGTTGCAGAACTCAATCGCTTTGGCAATGATCTACTGGCTTATTTTGTAACCGGTGCGCGCGTGAATTCCGGAGAATAA
- a CDS encoding energy transducer TonB, whose translation MSAFWQKVDDHLPFTKTERIIIGIVLLLHALPALEFLHWTSKPTHVDDERVMANLVSPDTASSKSQQPPAPPPPKPKEEPKKKTVEEKSSQKPTPAQTQNTPTQKSESSSQSQMQNAAIAPATAGGASGTPIQTDIGKLVVVFQPDADAYYPSFSKRSGEQGTVVVRLIISETGDVEDVAILQSSTFPRLDRAATDIGRRYRFKPFLVNGSPQRISTNLLIKFNLKN comes from the coding sequence ATGAGCGCATTTTGGCAAAAGGTTGATGATCATCTACCATTCACCAAAACCGAACGGATCATTATTGGTATTGTGCTGTTGCTACATGCTTTACCAGCTTTAGAATTTTTACACTGGACATCCAAACCGACTCACGTTGATGATGAGCGCGTCATGGCCAATCTAGTTAGTCCAGATACAGCTTCAAGCAAAAGCCAGCAACCTCCTGCACCGCCGCCGCCAAAACCCAAAGAAGAACCAAAAAAGAAAACGGTAGAAGAAAAGTCTTCTCAAAAGCCAACGCCAGCGCAAACTCAAAATACCCCTACGCAAAAGAGTGAATCATCCTCGCAAAGCCAGATGCAAAATGCCGCTATTGCACCTGCAACTGCTGGTGGCGCCAGTGGTACACCGATTCAAACGGACATTGGTAAACTGGTTGTCGTATTCCAGCCTGATGCTGATGCGTATTACCCTTCGTTCTCTAAAAGATCAGGAGAACAAGGAACGGTAGTAGTGCGTTTAATTATTTCCGAGACGGGTGATGTTGAAGATGTTGCAATCTTGCAATCGAGCACCTTCCCCAGACTGGATCGCGCAGCTACTGATATTGGTCGGCGTTATCGATTTAAACCTTTTTTAGTCAATGGCTCACCCCAACGAATTTCAACGAATCTTTTAATTAAATTTAACCTCAAGAATTAA
- the murI gene encoding glutamate racemase has translation MSLIGVFDSGVGGLSILDEALRQLPQHDYIYLADSANAPYGERSPEWIAQRSLSLCKYLAQAGCDAIVVACNTATAQAIKDIRAAIAIPIVGVEPGIKPAAMQSANGIVGVLATEATLKSDKFNALLSTLPVDCQFIKQAGAGLVPLIEAGKANDGETLELLAKHLEPIQIAGSDTIVLGCTHYPFLRKAIRKLLGDKITLIDTSEAVVKQLKRQLESLAPHQPSISADLPQFGSVHFVSSKDEHALLRMAQDLMHTDLKNHRVSTTQLGSVS, from the coding sequence TTGTCATTAATCGGCGTCTTTGATTCTGGCGTTGGTGGCTTATCCATTTTGGATGAGGCACTGCGCCAACTTCCACAGCACGACTACATTTACTTAGCCGACTCTGCAAACGCGCCGTATGGTGAAAGATCTCCAGAGTGGATTGCGCAGCGCAGTTTGAGTCTTTGCAAATATCTTGCGCAGGCCGGGTGTGACGCCATCGTGGTAGCTTGCAATACTGCAACTGCGCAGGCGATTAAAGATATTCGTGCGGCTATTGCGATTCCGATAGTGGGTGTTGAGCCAGGTATTAAGCCTGCTGCCATGCAATCGGCCAATGGCATTGTGGGCGTCTTGGCAACTGAAGCTACTTTGAAGAGCGACAAGTTCAATGCCCTACTGTCTACGCTACCCGTTGATTGTCAATTTATTAAACAGGCTGGTGCAGGTTTAGTTCCCTTGATTGAAGCAGGCAAAGCGAACGATGGGGAAACTTTAGAGTTACTTGCTAAGCATTTAGAACCGATCCAAATAGCAGGCTCCGACACGATTGTCTTAGGTTGCACCCACTATCCATTTTTAAGAAAAGCGATTCGCAAACTGCTCGGTGACAAGATCACCCTGATTGATACAAGTGAGGCGGTGGTTAAACAACTCAAGCGCCAACTAGAGTCGCTTGCGCCCCACCAGCCATCCATCTCTGCCGACCTCCCTCAATTTGGTTCGGTACATTTTGTTAGCAGCAAGGATGAGCACGCTCTCCTCAGGATGGCGCAAGATTTGATGCATACCGATTTGAAGAACCATCGCGTTAGCACTACGCAATTGGGATCTGTGTCATGA
- a CDS encoding fumarate hydratase, whose translation MTQIKQNDLIQSVADAFQFISYYHPKDFIDAMGKAYSLEKGEAAKDAIAQILTNSRMCAEGHRPLCQDTGIAVVFLKIGMNVQWADATMSVTEMVNEGVRRAYLNPENTLRASVLTDPAGKRKNSGDNTPAVVHYEIVPGDDVEVICAAKGGGSENKAKMVMLNPSDSIVDWVVKTVPTMGAGWCPPGILGIGIGGTPEKAMLMAKEALMGPVDIQELIERGPKNRVEELRLEIYDKVNKLGIGAQGLGGLATVLDIKILDYPTHAASLPVAMIPNCAATRHVHFHLHGDGPAKLEAPSLSDWPDVTWTPDVQKSKRVNLDTLTAQEVASWKPGETLLLNGKILTGRDAAHKRIQDMLAKGEELPVSFKNRVIYYVGPVDPVRDEVVGPAGPTTSTRMDKFTEMMLAKTGLISMIGKAERGPVAIEAIKKHKSAYLMAVGGAAYLVSKAIQTSKVVGFADLGMEAIYEFEVKDMPVTVAVNSEGISMHETGPKEWQAKIGGIPVKIA comes from the coding sequence ATGACTCAGATTAAACAAAACGACCTCATTCAAAGCGTTGCAGACGCATTCCAGTTCATCTCCTATTACCACCCTAAGGACTTCATTGATGCCATGGGTAAGGCCTATTCCCTCGAAAAAGGTGAGGCTGCTAAGGATGCAATTGCCCAAATTTTGACTAATAGCCGCATGTGCGCTGAAGGTCATCGCCCACTTTGCCAAGATACTGGTATTGCCGTAGTGTTTCTGAAGATCGGCATGAATGTGCAGTGGGCAGATGCCACGATGAGCGTTACTGAAATGGTGAACGAAGGTGTGCGTCGCGCTTACCTCAATCCAGAAAACACTTTGCGTGCTTCCGTATTAACTGACCCAGCAGGCAAACGTAAGAATTCCGGCGATAACACCCCCGCCGTTGTTCACTATGAAATTGTTCCGGGTGACGATGTAGAAGTGATTTGCGCCGCTAAAGGTGGTGGCTCCGAAAACAAAGCCAAGATGGTAATGCTCAATCCATCTGACTCGATTGTGGATTGGGTGGTCAAGACTGTTCCAACCATGGGTGCTGGCTGGTGTCCTCCTGGCATCCTGGGTATTGGCATTGGCGGCACACCAGAAAAAGCGATGCTCATGGCTAAAGAAGCTTTAATGGGTCCAGTTGATATTCAAGAATTGATTGAGCGCGGTCCGAAGAACCGTGTTGAAGAATTGCGTCTCGAGATCTATGACAAAGTGAACAAGCTGGGTATTGGTGCCCAAGGCTTAGGTGGTCTAGCTACTGTCTTGGATATTAAGATTTTGGATTACCCAACACACGCTGCTTCATTACCAGTTGCCATGATTCCGAACTGCGCAGCAACCCGTCACGTTCATTTCCATTTGCATGGTGATGGCCCCGCCAAACTCGAAGCGCCTTCTTTATCTGATTGGCCAGATGTCACTTGGACACCTGATGTTCAAAAATCCAAGCGCGTGAATTTAGATACATTGACTGCGCAAGAAGTGGCTAGCTGGAAACCAGGCGAAACATTGCTACTGAACGGCAAAATTTTGACTGGTCGTGATGCAGCACATAAACGCATTCAAGACATGCTTGCTAAAGGCGAAGAATTGCCAGTGAGCTTTAAAAACCGCGTTATCTATTATGTTGGTCCAGTCGATCCAGTGCGCGATGAAGTCGTTGGCCCAGCAGGTCCTACTACGTCTACCCGCATGGATAAGTTCACTGAAATGATGCTGGCCAAAACAGGCTTGATTTCCATGATTGGTAAAGCAGAACGTGGTCCAGTCGCAATCGAAGCTATTAAGAAACACAAATCTGCCTATCTCATGGCAGTTGGTGGCGCTGCTTATCTGGTATCAAAAGCAATTCAGACCTCTAAGGTGGTTGGCTTTGCTGATTTAGGTATGGAAGCCATTTACGAGTTTGAAGTCAAAGACATGCCCGTAACTGTTGCCGTGAATTCAGAAGGCATCTCCATGCATGAGACCGGACCAAAAGAATGGCAAGCGAAAATTGGCGGTATTCCAGTCAAGATTGCTTAA